A part of Sulfurifustis variabilis genomic DNA contains:
- the rsmD gene encoding 16S rRNA (guanine(966)-N(2))-methyltransferase RsmD, with product MGRARRRPGGAAGRDRTRAYPGQIRIIGGRFRRRRLPVPVAEGLRPTPDRVRETLFNWLAPRIEGAHCLDLFAGTGALCLEALSRGAARVVMVERSPAVAEHLRDNVARLAAEGAEVRCMDALEYLAGRPEPFDIVFIDPPFTIASAMIADCANRLSRSRWLKDQALIYVEAPRTLKDLPLPGGWLLRRSGTAGQVGYHLATATASYVDG from the coding sequence GTGGGCCGCGCTAGGCGGCGGCCCGGCGGCGCGGCCGGGCGCGATCGGACGCGCGCGTATCCCGGCCAGATTCGCATCATCGGCGGCCGTTTTCGCCGCCGACGGCTGCCGGTGCCCGTAGCAGAGGGCCTGCGGCCGACCCCCGATCGCGTCCGCGAGACGTTGTTCAATTGGCTGGCCCCGCGCATAGAAGGCGCCCACTGCCTGGACCTCTTTGCGGGCACCGGCGCGCTGTGCCTCGAGGCGCTCTCGCGCGGGGCGGCGCGCGTCGTCATGGTCGAGCGCTCGCCGGCGGTGGCGGAGCACCTGCGCGACAATGTCGCGCGGCTTGCGGCCGAGGGCGCCGAGGTGCGGTGCATGGATGCGCTGGAATACCTCGCCGGGCGACCGGAACCGTTCGACATCGTGTTCATCGATCCACCCTTCACGATTGCGTCCGCCATGATCGCCGACTGTGCCAATCGCTTGTCCCGGAGTCGCTGGCTCAAGGACCAGGCGCTGATCTACGTCGAGGCGCCGCGCACCTTGAAGGATCTGCCGCTCCCCGGTGGGTGGTTGCTGCGCAGGAGCGGCACGGCGGGGCAGGTGGGCTATCACCTCGCGACGGCGACCGCAAGCTACGTCGACGGGTAG
- the coaD gene encoding pantetheine-phosphate adenylyltransferase: MKVSALYPGTFDPITNGHTDLVRRALRLFDEVVLAVAANPKKQPLFALDERVELARVALSGVERVRVIGFGNLLIDLVRAQGAQVILRGLRAVSDFEFEFQLAGMNRRLAPEIETVFMAPSEQEMFISASLVKEVASLGGDVSAFVHPRIAAALKGKFG, translated from the coding sequence ATGAAGGTCAGCGCGCTCTACCCGGGCACCTTCGATCCGATCACGAACGGCCATACGGACCTCGTGCGTCGTGCGCTACGGCTGTTCGACGAGGTCGTGCTCGCCGTGGCGGCCAATCCGAAGAAGCAGCCGCTCTTCGCGCTCGACGAGCGTGTCGAGCTAGCGCGCGTGGCGCTTTCCGGGGTCGAGCGCGTGCGCGTCATCGGGTTCGGCAACCTGCTCATCGATCTCGTGCGCGCGCAGGGCGCGCAGGTGATCCTGCGTGGCCTGCGCGCCGTATCCGACTTCGAATTCGAGTTCCAGCTGGCGGGCATGAACCGCCGCCTCGCCCCCGAAATCGAAACGGTGTTCATGGCGCCCTCGGAGCAGGAAATGTTCATCTCGGCGTCGCTGGTGAAGGAGGTCGCAAGCCTCGGGGGCGACGTCTCCGCCTTCGTCCACCCCCGCATCGCGGCTGCTCTTAAGGGCAAATTCGGATAG
- a CDS encoding YfhL family 4Fe-4S dicluster ferredoxin produces the protein MALYITDECINCDVCEPECPNGAISQGEEYYRIDPNLCTECVGHFNTSQCVEVCPVDCILPDPDHRETKDQLQRKYLALSGQATAV, from the coding sequence ATGGCTCTCTACATCACCGACGAGTGCATCAACTGCGACGTGTGCGAGCCGGAATGCCCGAACGGCGCAATTTCGCAAGGCGAAGAGTACTACCGGATCGATCCGAACCTGTGTACGGAATGTGTCGGGCATTTCAACACGTCGCAATGTGTCGAGGTCTGTCCGGTCGACTGCATCCTCCCGGACCCCGATCATCGCGAGACCAAGGACCAGTTGCAGCGGAAGTACCTCGCCCTGAGCGGTCAAGCGACCGCGGTCTGA
- the ggt gene encoding gamma-glutamyltransferase: MRVPSRLFLVAILVFTPFADAAERRPREAAVASAHPAATAAGREIIEAGGNAFDAAVAVAAALAVVEPYSSGLGGGGFFLLHRARERKDVVLDARERAPAAARRDMYLDAQGRPVPRASLDGPLAAGIPGVPAALEHLARRYGSLPLERTLAPAIALATDGFAVTPRYRRMAEQRQDALRSHPAAGDIFVPGGFVPEPGERIVQADLARTLKAMARDGARGFYGGEVGRRLVAGVRAGGGIWRAKDLEDYRVIEREPLEARYRGQRVVTAPPPSAGGVALLQVLGVLEGFELEGLDDATRAHILVEAMRRAFRDRAHHLGDPDFLEAGVTQGLLAPAYIGRMRAGIDRRRVTPSERLGSIPVPGAGTHTTHLSVIDTQGNRVAATLSINTPFGSAFVPPGTGVLLNNEMDDFATAPGLPNTYGLVGSEANGIAPGKRPLSSMTPTFVETRDTVAVLGTPGGSRIVSMVLLATLDVLHGRGGPADWVARPRFHHQYLPDVIEHEPGAFEPDTRSALARFGHRLRAVEGGYGNMQIVAWDRRTGRAMAAADPRGEGAVWAGAVRSGESGRRSR; this comes from the coding sequence ATGCGTGTGCCGTCCCGCCTTTTCCTCGTCGCGATCCTCGTCTTCACCCCTTTCGCCGATGCGGCCGAGCGGCGCCCGCGTGAGGCGGCGGTGGCGTCCGCGCACCCGGCAGCGACCGCGGCGGGACGGGAGATCATCGAGGCGGGCGGCAACGCGTTCGACGCGGCCGTCGCGGTGGCCGCCGCGCTCGCGGTGGTCGAGCCCTATTCGTCAGGCCTTGGTGGCGGCGGATTTTTCCTCCTGCATCGCGCGCGCGAGCGCAAGGACGTGGTGCTGGATGCGCGCGAGCGCGCGCCCGCGGCGGCGCGCCGGGACATGTACCTCGATGCGCAGGGCCGGCCCGTTCCCCGGGCCTCGCTGGATGGGCCGCTGGCGGCGGGTATTCCGGGTGTGCCGGCCGCGCTGGAGCACCTTGCCCGCCGTTACGGGTCGTTGCCGCTCGAGCGCACCCTCGCCCCCGCGATCGCGCTGGCCACCGACGGGTTCGCCGTCACGCCGCGCTACCGACGGATGGCGGAGCAGCGCCAGGACGCGCTGCGCTCGCATCCGGCTGCAGGCGACATTTTCGTTCCCGGGGGGTTCGTGCCCGAGCCCGGCGAGCGCATCGTGCAGGCGGATCTCGCGCGAACGCTGAAGGCCATGGCGCGCGACGGTGCACGCGGGTTCTATGGGGGAGAGGTCGGGCGACGCCTGGTCGCCGGTGTGCGGGCGGGCGGCGGGATCTGGAGGGCGAAGGACCTCGAGGATTACCGCGTCATCGAGCGTGAGCCGCTCGAGGCCCGCTACCGGGGGCAACGAGTCGTGACGGCGCCGCCGCCTTCGGCCGGGGGCGTCGCTCTGCTGCAGGTGCTCGGAGTGCTCGAGGGTTTCGAGCTGGAGGGCCTCGATGATGCAACCCGCGCCCACATCCTGGTCGAGGCGATGCGCCGGGCGTTCCGCGACCGCGCGCATCACCTGGGTGATCCCGATTTTCTCGAAGCGGGAGTGACCCAGGGCCTTCTCGCTCCTGCATACATCGGACGCATGCGAGCGGGGATCGACCGGCGCCGCGTCACTCCGAGCGAGCGGTTGGGCAGCATCCCCGTGCCCGGCGCCGGGACGCATACCACGCACCTTTCGGTGATCGATACGCAGGGCAACCGCGTGGCCGCGACGCTCAGCATCAACACGCCGTTCGGTTCCGCGTTTGTCCCGCCGGGAACGGGCGTCCTGCTGAACAACGAGATGGACGACTTCGCGACGGCCCCCGGTCTGCCCAACACCTACGGCCTGGTCGGCAGCGAAGCGAACGGCATCGCACCCGGAAAGCGCCCGCTATCGAGCATGACGCCGACATTCGTCGAGACGCGAGACACGGTTGCCGTGCTGGGCACGCCGGGAGGCAGCCGTATCGTATCGATGGTGCTGCTCGCGACGCTGGACGTGCTCCACGGCCGCGGCGGTCCCGCCGACTGGGTCGCCCGGCCCCGCTTTCATCACCAGTACCTGCCCGACGTGATCGAGCACGAACCGGGCGCATTCGAACCCGACACCCGAAGCGCGCTTGCGCGGTTCGGTCATCGGCTGCGTGCCGTCGAGGGAGGCTACGGCAACATGCAGATCGTCGCCTGGGACCGGCGCACGGGCCGGGCGATGGCGGCAGCCGATCCGCGCGGGGAGGGGGCCGTCTGGGCTGGAGCGGTCAGGTCCGGGGAATCAGGACGCCGCAGCCGCTGA
- a CDS encoding dynamin family protein, with product MNPAGLEQHFEQYSGWRQKLAGGVADLRAWLQSQELSDTQVDQRLDEVLSTLRDDKLYIAFVAEFSRGKSELINAIFFAGFGARMLPSSAGRTTMCPTELLHEPNRPPELRLLPIETRKSGTTIAEFRGFPDEWKAVPLDTRSPEAMAKALAHITEVKHVDREAAQSLALHIAEDETQPGMRIADDGKVEIPMWRHAIINLPHPLLDGGMVILDTPGLNALGSEPELTLNLLPSAHAVLFILAADAGVTKTDIQVWHDHIGIRKDGGNKGRLVVLNKIDGLWDELRDWNEVNREIERQIRETAQTLGIPEANVYPVSAQKALLGKIKGDEEVLAKSRIRALEQALANEILPAKREIVRDNIRDDMEFAIGSMRALLAQRRQGVHEHLGELKGLTGKNFDVIEHMMSKVKTDKEVFEKSLQRFQATRSIFSQQTNVLYAHLNMKNLDTLIAQTKRDMEISMTTAGLRGAMDNFFVQAHKIMEAAATQAGEIKDMMAGVYRKFQEEYGLANVKPNAFSVTRYLREIKRLEGKHEQFVKGLSLVFTEQQVLTRKFFESSVAKVRAIYRMANRDADAWLKTIMSPMESQVREHQILLRRRLESIKRIHKATDTLEDRITELEQIREGINEQERALEQRVGELGVLLDLAPAAAGRSAAAAS from the coding sequence ATGAATCCAGCGGGTCTCGAGCAGCACTTCGAGCAGTACAGCGGCTGGCGCCAGAAGCTGGCGGGCGGCGTCGCCGATCTCCGCGCCTGGCTGCAGTCGCAGGAGCTGTCGGACACGCAGGTGGACCAGCGCCTCGACGAGGTGTTGTCCACGCTTCGGGACGACAAGCTCTACATCGCCTTCGTGGCGGAGTTCTCCCGCGGCAAGTCGGAGCTCATCAACGCGATCTTCTTCGCCGGTTTCGGCGCCCGCATGCTGCCTTCGAGCGCCGGGCGCACGACCATGTGCCCGACCGAGCTGCTGCACGAGCCCAACCGACCCCCCGAGCTCCGGCTGCTCCCCATCGAGACGCGCAAGAGCGGCACCACGATCGCCGAGTTCCGCGGCTTCCCTGACGAGTGGAAAGCGGTGCCGCTCGACACCCGATCGCCCGAGGCCATGGCGAAGGCGCTCGCTCACATTACCGAGGTGAAACACGTCGATCGCGAGGCGGCGCAATCCCTTGCGCTGCACATCGCCGAGGACGAAACCCAGCCGGGCATGCGTATCGCCGACGACGGGAAGGTCGAGATCCCGATGTGGCGCCACGCGATCATCAACCTGCCGCATCCCCTGCTCGACGGCGGCATGGTGATTCTCGACACCCCGGGTTTGAACGCCCTCGGCAGCGAGCCCGAGCTCACGCTCAACCTCCTGCCCAGCGCGCACGCCGTACTCTTCATCCTGGCCGCGGACGCCGGCGTGACCAAGACGGACATCCAGGTGTGGCACGACCACATCGGCATCCGCAAGGACGGCGGCAACAAGGGTCGCCTCGTGGTGTTGAACAAGATCGATGGTCTCTGGGACGAGCTGCGCGACTGGAACGAGGTCAACCGCGAGATCGAGCGCCAGATCCGGGAGACCGCGCAGACCCTCGGCATTCCCGAGGCGAACGTGTACCCGGTCTCGGCGCAGAAGGCGCTGCTCGGCAAGATCAAGGGGGACGAGGAGGTGCTCGCGAAGAGTCGCATCCGCGCGCTCGAGCAGGCGTTGGCGAACGAGATCCTGCCCGCGAAACGCGAGATCGTGCGCGACAACATCCGCGACGACATGGAGTTCGCCATCGGCAGCATGCGCGCGCTCCTCGCGCAGCGGCGGCAGGGCGTGCACGAGCACCTGGGCGAGCTGAAGGGTCTGACCGGGAAGAATTTCGACGTGATCGAGCATATGATGAGCAAGGTCAAGACCGACAAGGAGGTGTTCGAGAAGAGCCTGCAGCGGTTTCAGGCCACCCGCAGCATCTTCTCGCAGCAGACCAACGTGCTGTACGCGCACCTCAACATGAAGAACCTCGATACGCTCATCGCCCAGACCAAGCGCGACATGGAGATCAGCATGACCACCGCGGGCCTCCGCGGAGCGATGGACAACTTCTTCGTACAGGCGCACAAGATCATGGAGGCCGCCGCGACGCAGGCGGGCGAGATCAAGGACATGATGGCGGGCGTGTACCGCAAGTTCCAGGAGGAATACGGGCTGGCGAACGTCAAGCCGAACGCCTTCTCGGTGACGCGTTACCTGCGGGAGATCAAGCGCCTCGAGGGCAAGCACGAGCAGTTCGTGAAAGGCCTTTCGCTCGTTTTCACGGAGCAGCAGGTGCTGACGCGCAAGTTCTTCGAGTCGTCGGTCGCCAAAGTGCGCGCGATCTACCGCATGGCGAACCGCGACGCCGACGCCTGGCTCAAGACCATCATGTCGCCCATGGAGTCGCAGGTGCGGGAGCACCAGATCCTGCTGCGCCGACGGCTCGAGTCGATCAAGCGGATCCACAAGGCCACAGACACGCTCGAGGACCGGATCACCGAGCTGGAACAGATCCGCGAGGGCATCAACGAGCAGGAGCGGGCGCTCGAGCAGCGCGTGGGCGAGCTCGGCGTCCTGCTCGATCTCGCCCCGGCCGCGGCCGGCCGCTCAGCGGCTGCGGCGTCCTGA
- the mutM gene encoding bifunctional DNA-formamidopyrimidine glycosylase/DNA-(apurinic or apyrimidinic site) lyase has product MPELPEVETTRRGIEPFVLGRRVVRLLVRNPRLRWRVPAVLGRELAGETIRAVSRRAKYLLIVTGAGTVILHLGMSGSLRVVPATDPPGKFDHVDIVLDDGRCLRLRDPRRFGAVLWTRAAPLSHKLLAHLGPEPFDAAFSGAYLHRATRNRARAIRDFLLDSRMVAGIGNIYANEALHAAGIRPTRAAGRLTRADCDALARTLRATLERAIRAGGTTLRDFRASDGNPGYFQLSLAVYGREGEPCLRCGTAIRLRRLGSRSAFYCPKCQA; this is encoded by the coding sequence ATGCCCGAGCTGCCCGAGGTAGAGACCACCCGCCGGGGGATCGAGCCGTTCGTCCTCGGCCGCCGCGTGGTACGCCTGCTGGTGCGCAACCCCCGGCTGCGGTGGCGCGTACCGGCCGTCCTCGGCCGGGAACTGGCCGGGGAAACCATTCGGGCGGTTTCGCGGCGCGCCAAGTACCTGCTCATCGTCACCGGGGCGGGAACCGTCATCCTGCATCTCGGCATGTCGGGGAGCCTGCGCGTCGTGCCGGCCACGGACCCGCCCGGCAAGTTCGATCACGTCGACATCGTTCTGGACGACGGCCGGTGCCTGAGGCTTCGCGACCCGCGACGGTTCGGAGCGGTGCTCTGGACGCGTGCCGCGCCCCTATCCCACAAACTGCTCGCGCACCTCGGCCCCGAGCCGTTCGATGCCGCCTTCTCCGGCGCGTACCTTCACCGCGCGACCCGGAATCGCGCCCGCGCGATTCGTGACTTCCTGCTCGATTCCCGCATGGTCGCCGGCATCGGGAACATCTACGCCAACGAGGCGCTGCATGCCGCCGGTATCCGCCCCACCCGCGCGGCCGGCCGCCTGACACGCGCCGACTGCGATGCGCTCGCCCGCACGCTTCGGGCGACCCTCGAACGTGCGATCCGCGCCGGCGGCACCACCTTGCGCGATTTTCGTGCGAGCGACGGCAACCCCGGCTACTTTCAGCTTTCGCTCGCGGTCTACGGGAGGGAAGGCGAGCCTTGTCTCCGCTGCGGGACGGCGATCCGTCTGCGTCGCCTGGGCAGCCGCTCCGCGTTCTACTGTCCGAAGTGTCAGGCCTAG